A window of Corallococcus macrosporus DSM 14697 contains these coding sequences:
- a CDS encoding DUF6311 domain-containing protein, with product METTGPSDKGERLWPWVGAALGVLWFLAAGGGPTLDPTHLDWMGVGDPAQHVLGWLHFRDAPWGFPLGRPPSLMHPHVMTVGFSDANPWVSLLLKPFAGWLPRDFQFVGPWLASCLALQGWMAVKLLGLFTRSPPQRLLGAALFVSAPILLYRSGHDTLCAHWLLTAMLWLNLRPRDDARAAWRALRWTLLVNLLAAGTHPYLTVMVFALGVALLVQVHREGHLSKGATAGAFAGLGLTVAIPFLAFGYIGQGVSTGASGFGFYSADLLTFINPLGWSRWLPALPITPGQYEGFGYLGTGALVLGVAGVLGWLTGGRPRDWRQVKPVLPLLLVAFALAVLGFSSTMTAAGRTVLTMRKLMEPVMPMLGAFRASGRFIWPFYYLLLTGVLALVLWRWRQRPRVATALLLGAVLLQLADSPDVWARARFVGAPWPRLKAPEWEQVDASYRFVTLVPPVIHGSQRPCVENTFPEGTYVRFGDLAYRKGLTTNSGYSARLDEPRVAEVCAALLDDVEHGRLAEDTLYVVDTAKLPLFQRLGDRVTCGVLDGYTVCVPARDTGLREALRRAPPAAFTPEPPASADTPP from the coding sequence GTGGAGACGACAGGACCCAGCGACAAGGGGGAGCGGCTGTGGCCGTGGGTGGGCGCCGCGCTCGGTGTGCTGTGGTTCCTCGCGGCGGGCGGCGGTCCGACGCTCGACCCCACCCATCTGGACTGGATGGGCGTGGGAGACCCGGCGCAGCACGTGCTCGGGTGGCTGCACTTCCGTGACGCGCCGTGGGGCTTCCCGCTGGGCCGCCCCCCCAGCTTGATGCACCCGCACGTCATGACGGTGGGCTTCTCGGACGCGAACCCCTGGGTGTCGCTCCTGCTCAAGCCCTTCGCTGGCTGGCTGCCACGGGACTTCCAGTTCGTCGGCCCGTGGCTGGCCTCGTGCCTGGCGCTCCAGGGCTGGATGGCCGTGAAGCTGCTGGGCCTCTTCACGCGCAGTCCCCCGCAGCGGCTGCTGGGCGCGGCGCTGTTCGTGTCGGCGCCCATCCTCCTCTACCGCTCCGGGCACGACACGCTCTGCGCGCACTGGCTGCTGACCGCGATGCTGTGGCTGAACCTGCGCCCGCGGGACGACGCCCGGGCCGCGTGGCGCGCGCTGCGGTGGACGCTGCTCGTCAACCTGCTCGCCGCGGGGACGCATCCGTACCTGACGGTGATGGTGTTCGCGCTCGGCGTGGCCCTGCTCGTCCAGGTGCACCGGGAAGGGCACCTGTCCAAGGGCGCGACGGCCGGCGCGTTCGCGGGCCTGGGCCTGACGGTGGCCATCCCCTTCCTCGCCTTCGGCTACATCGGCCAGGGCGTGAGCACGGGCGCGAGCGGCTTCGGCTTCTACAGCGCGGACCTGCTCACCTTCATCAACCCGCTGGGCTGGTCCCGCTGGCTGCCCGCGCTGCCCATCACCCCTGGCCAGTATGAGGGCTTCGGCTACCTGGGCACGGGCGCGCTCGTGCTCGGCGTCGCGGGCGTGCTGGGGTGGCTGACGGGTGGCAGGCCGCGCGACTGGCGCCAGGTGAAGCCCGTGCTGCCGCTGCTCCTGGTGGCGTTCGCGCTGGCGGTGCTCGGCTTCTCGTCGACGATGACGGCGGCGGGCCGCACGGTGCTGACGATGCGCAAGCTGATGGAGCCCGTCATGCCGATGCTCGGGGCCTTCCGCGCGTCCGGCCGCTTCATCTGGCCCTTCTATTACCTGCTGCTGACGGGCGTGCTCGCGCTCGTGCTGTGGCGCTGGCGCCAGCGGCCCCGCGTGGCCACCGCCCTGCTGCTGGGCGCGGTGCTGCTCCAGCTCGCGGACTCTCCGGACGTGTGGGCCCGGGCGCGCTTCGTCGGCGCGCCCTGGCCGCGGCTGAAGGCCCCCGAATGGGAGCAGGTGGACGCCAGCTACCGCTTCGTCACCCTGGTGCCCCCCGTCATCCACGGCTCGCAGAGGCCGTGCGTGGAGAACACCTTCCCGGAAGGGACCTACGTGCGCTTCGGCGACCTCGCCTACCGCAAGGGCCTGACGACCAACAGCGGCTACTCCGCCCGGCTCGACGAGCCGCGCGTCGCGGAGGTCTGCGCCGCGCTCCTGGACGACGTGGAGCACGGGCGCCTGGCGGAGGACACCCTCTACGTGGTCGACACCGCGAAGCTGCCCCTCTTCCAGCGCCTGGGCGACCGCGTCACCTGCGGCGTGCTGGACGGCTACACCGTGTGCGTTCCCGCCCGGGACACCGGCTTGCGCGAGGCCCTGCGGCGCGCGCCGCCGGCGGCGTTCACCCCGGAGCCGCCCGCCTCGGCGGACACCCCTCCCTGA